Proteins from a single region of Bacteroidota bacterium:
- a CDS encoding polyprenyl synthetase family protein, translating into MLQVKQIVTLVEQHIQDAGFPAEPSGLYDPARYILAAGGKRIRPCLTLMSANLFTEHPETHLPVALAMEVFHNFTLVHDDIMDNAPVRRGMPTVHEKWNTHTGILSGDVMMIQAYRLMCSTKNVRLPELLDMFNITAMQVCEGQQSDMDFEQRNDVHLQEYIEMITFKTSVLLGCCMYCGALAAGANQKDAERLYKTGLELGVSFQIKDDLLDAYGNEKEFGKKPGGDIIQNKKTYLLLEALEKAQGQDKTRLMELMQSKPTDEAAKIAEVLSIFEKYHIREAAENTMAFHYNAAIQSLGEVDVPESAKVELHQLITSVFGRNY; encoded by the coding sequence ATGTTGCAGGTAAAACAAATTGTAACGCTCGTTGAGCAGCATATTCAGGATGCAGGATTTCCCGCTGAACCTTCGGGTTTGTATGACCCGGCCCGCTATATTCTGGCGGCTGGCGGTAAACGTATTCGCCCTTGTTTAACTTTAATGAGTGCAAATTTATTTACCGAACATCCCGAAACACATTTACCTGTAGCCCTTGCAATGGAAGTGTTTCACAATTTTACACTGGTGCATGATGATATCATGGACAATGCGCCTGTTCGACGAGGTATGCCAACCGTTCATGAAAAATGGAATACGCATACAGGTATTTTATCCGGCGATGTTATGATGATTCAGGCTTACCGTTTAATGTGCAGCACAAAAAACGTGCGACTACCGGAATTGCTCGATATGTTTAATATCACTGCCATGCAGGTATGCGAAGGGCAACAATCAGATATGGATTTTGAACAACGCAACGATGTGCATTTACAGGAATATATTGAAATGATTACCTTCAAAACTTCTGTGTTGTTGGGTTGCTGCATGTATTGTGGCGCGTTGGCTGCAGGCGCAAACCAAAAAGATGCGGAACGTTTGTATAAAACCGGACTTGAATTAGGTGTCAGTTTCCAGATTAAAGATGATTTGTTAGATGCTTATGGCAATGAAAAAGAATTCGGTAAAAAACCGGGTGGTGATATCATCCAAAACAAAAAAACCTATCTCCTGTTGGAAGCATTAGAAAAAGCACAGGGACAAGATAAAACCCGCTTAATGGAATTAATGCAATCTAAACCAACTGATGAAGCGGCCAAGATTGCGGAGGTGCTCAGCATATTTGAAAAATACCATATTCGCGAAGCTGCAGAAAATACCATGGCGTTCCATTACAATGCCGCCATTCAGTCGCTGGGTGAGGTAGATGTTCCGGAATCGGCTAAAGTTGAATTACACCAACTTATTACCTCTGTTTTTGGAAGAAATTATTAA
- a CDS encoding CoA pyrophosphatase, with amino-acid sequence MIKEFADTLYQLLKEPLPGMEAHKTMAPVTRPIKNFDVADYPDAKRACVLLLLYEKQDAIQMVLIKRPSYDGVHGGQVSFPGGKAEVGDIDEPYTAKRETMEEIGIPMEEIHIIGKLSDVYIPPSNFFVFPYIGYVENEPVFIADKTEVDYIIETPVDILLNEEIKGFTMIQRKEATFNAPCYNIAGEAVWGATAIILTEMEWLLKKMHRD; translated from the coding sequence ATGATAAAAGAATTTGCAGACACATTATATCAATTGTTAAAAGAACCCTTGCCCGGAATGGAAGCGCATAAAACCATGGCTCCGGTAACAAGGCCGATTAAAAATTTTGATGTGGCAGATTATCCCGATGCGAAAAGAGCTTGTGTTTTGCTGTTATTGTATGAAAAGCAAGATGCCATTCAGATGGTTTTGATTAAACGACCGAGTTATGATGGTGTGCATGGCGGACAGGTAAGTTTTCCGGGTGGTAAGGCTGAAGTTGGTGATATTGATGAGCCCTACACCGCAAAAAGAGAAACAATGGAGGAAATTGGTATTCCGATGGAGGAAATTCACATTATTGGTAAACTGAGTGATGTGTATATTCCACCAAGCAATTTTTTTGTATTTCCATACATCGGTTATGTAGAAAATGAACCGGTATTTATTGCTGATAAAACGGAAGTTGATTACATTATAGAAACGCCGGTTGATATCTTATTGAATGAAGAAATTAAAGGCTTTACAATGATACAACGCAAAGAAGCCACCTTTAATGCACCTTGTTACAACATAGCAGGAGAAGCAGTTTGGGGCGCTACAGCCATTATTTTAACGGAAATGGAATGGTTGCTGAAAAAGATGCACCGGGATTAA